Proteins found in one Anabas testudineus chromosome 1, fAnaTes1.2, whole genome shotgun sequence genomic segment:
- the LOC113162171 gene encoding sialoadhesin-like has translation MGFTAAAGFVFLLLSLSVVQGQNDWGVTYTSTQICAVEGSTVDIHCSYTYPYRINGNVTVVEEVLWFIKVKENLPVDVRTDSEFAGRVQYDGDKNDCTLRITDLKPSDSAVYSFRFITNQPGGIYTGEPGVTLSVTGNIFNST, from the exons ATGggatttacagcagcagctggatttgttttcctgcttctGTCTTTATCAG tggtGCAGGGTCAGAATGACTGGGGAGTAACTTACACTTCTACTCAGATCTGTGCTGTAGAAGGATCAACAGTGGACATACACTGCTCCTACACATACCCATACAGAATAAATGGAAATGTTACTGTAGTTGAAGAAGTGTTGTGGTTTATTAAAGTGAAGGAGAATCTACCTGTGGATGTGAGAACAGACTCAGAGTTCGCAGGTCGTGTGCAGTACGACGGTGATAAGAACGACTGCACTCTGAGAATCACAGACCTGAAACCGAGCGACTCAGCTGTGTACAGCTTCAGGTTCATCACAAACCAACCAGGAGGGATATATACAGGTGAACCTGGAGTCACTTTATCAGTCACAGGTAACATTTTCAATTCCACATAG